CCGCTGACCGCTCGCGGGAACGGCGGAACCGGCCCGGGCCGGGGGCCTGAACGGGAGGCCGCCCGGGTCAGGTGAGGAGGACGGCCAGGGCGGCGAGGGTGCCGAGGACGAGGAACGGGCCGAAGGGGAGGTGGCTGCGCCAGCCGACCCGGCGGGCGGCCAGCAGCGCGACGCCGACCAGCCCGGACAGCAGCAGGGCGAACGCCAGCCCGGCGACCAGCGCCGCCCAGCCGTACCAGCCCAGCAGCGCGCCGACGCCGAGCGCCAGCTTGGCGTCGCCGAGGCCGAAGCCGCGCCGGCCGAGCAGCAACGTGGTGGTGGCGAAGAAAAGCGCCAGCGCGACGCCGGCGGCGGTGGCGCGCAGCCAGGGTGCCGGACCGGCCCCGGCCAGGGCGGCCAGCCCCAGCAGCAGCCAGGTGCCGGCCGCGGCGGGCAGGGTGAGCCGGTCCGGCAGCCGGCGCACAGCCGCGTCGACGAAGACCAGCGGGACCGCCCAGCCCAGCCACCAGGCCGTGGCGGCCAGCACGGTGGCGGGCGGCCCGAGCAGCACCAGCGCCCCGACGGCCGCCGCGACGGCGAGTTCCACCGTGCCGGGCGGCGGGCCGACGCGCGCCCCGCACCGCCCGCACCGCGCCGTGGGGCCCAGCGCCGGCCAGGGCCGGGCCAGCCCGACCGGGGCGCCGCACGCGTCGCACCCGGTCCGGGTCGCCACCCCCGGCGGTACGGCGTGCCGGATCACGGCGAGCCGGAGCGCCGGGGCGAGCGCGAGCACGGCCAGCAGCCGAGCCCCGCGCGCGGCGGCCTTCGGTGCGGTCGGCTCCGCCACGGCCGGCGGCCCGGTCAGCGCCACGATCGCCCCCCGGAGGCCGGCGCCGGCGGCGACCACGCTGGGTAGTGCGTCGACTGTCGGCCGGTAACGGGCGGAACGGCCCGCACCCCTGCCCCATGAAGCGCGGCACAGCGCGCGGAAATGGCGCGTCCACATAGGCGGGAATCCCATCTTGGCGAAATGTCGATGCGTCGGCGCGGGGGACGGATCGGACCAGACGCCACGTCCGGGACAACCGCCCGCCACCGCGACGACACCTCCCCGACCGCGCGCGCTTCCCACGCCGCCGCCCCACCGATCCGCGCCGCCCGACCCGTCCGCACCAGCCGACACCACCCGCCGCCACCACCTGTCATCACTCACAGTATCCAGATGAATTGCCTCTGTTGCATCGGCGAGCGTCAGCCTATGCTCGCCCCTTGGGTGTGGTGCAACCCAAAGCGAAAAGACGGGACGACGCGGGACATCGCTTTTGCAGAGATCAGCAACGGCAAATGCATCGGCGCTTATCGACAGGACCGGATGGCCCCATCCGGTCGCGCCGTCGCATGCCCGGAGGCCGCCATGCCGGCCCCGGGCGGCCACCGAGGAGGCACGACGTGCGCGGACGGCGGTTCAGCCGATGGGCAACCTGCCTGCTCGCCATCGCGGCGCTCGGCGCGGCCCCGGCCTGCGGCGCCGAGCCCGGAACGGCCCCCCGGGCGGCGACCGCCGGGGACGCTCCCGCCCCCACCCACCGGGCCGCCGACGAACAGGCGGCGAAGAAGGCGGCGCTGGCCGCGTACGCCGGATATCTCGCCGCCTCCCGCAAGGCGAGCGGGCGCGGCGACCCCCACCATCCGGAGCTGTCCCGGTTCCTCGCCGACCCGCTGCTGACCCGGGTCCGGCTGACCATCCGCAAGGCGAAGGAGCACGGCGCGATGCGTACCGGCACGTTGGTCTCCGACCCCACCGTGACCTCGGTGAGCCTGGATTCGAGCCCGCCCACGGTGGAGATCCAGGACTGCCTGGACGCCACCGGCTACCGGCTGGTCTACGCCAGGGACAAGCGGGTCGTGCCCGGCACCGGCGGAACGCGGCACCTGGCCACCGCCACCGCCACCCGCTTCCCGGACGGTCGCTGGCTGATCAGCGCCGGCGCCGCCCACGAGGACCTGCCGTGCTGACGCGGGCGGGACGGGCCACCGGGCCGGACTTCGTCCGTACCGCCGACGGTGGCGGCCGGAGCGGGACGGCCCGCCGGTCGCTCGCGGGCGTCGGCCTGGCCCTGCTGCTGGCGCTCGGGGCGGCCGTGCCCGCGATCGCCGCGCAACGCGCGGACCCCGGCGCGGAGTGCCCGCCGGGGCAGAGCGACTGCAGCGTCTGGGACGACGATCCCGGCGCCCCGGGCGATCCCGGCGGCGGCGGGGACGACGGCGGGGGCGGTGACCCGGGCGGCGGGGGCGGCAGCGCCAGGTGCCAGTGGAACGGCCGCACCGTCAAGTGCTACGACAGCGTGCTCGGCTGGTTCAACAACGGCGACGGCTGCTACTACAAGCTCGCCGAACCGCAGCCGGAGGCCCCCGAGGGCCAGCAGTGGTACGTGCGCACCTGTAACGGCGGCGACCTCGGCTCCCAGACCACCGTCCTGCGCGACGCCCCGCCGCCTGGCTTCGGCGCGCCGCCCGACCCGGAGGAACTCGCCCGGCGGGCGCTGGCGAAGATCACCATCGCGGCGCCCCGGATCGCGGTCGCCCCCCGCCGCAGCAACGGTCCCGGACTGGTCGGGCTGCCGGTCTGGATGTGGGGCCGCAACGACGACCGGAAGTACTTCGGGCCGACCCAGGAGGCGTCGGAGAGCGAGCGGGGCCTGACCGTACGGATCGAGGCCAAGTTCGACCGGATCGTCTGGAACATGGGCAACGGCCGCAAGGTCACCTGCTCCGGCGCCGGTACGCCGTACCGGGCCGACGGCCCGCTCGCCGGCCGCCCCTCCCCCGACTGCGGCTACCAGGGCTACCCGAAGGCCGGCGACTACCGGGTGCGGGCCACGACCTACTGGACGGTCACCTGGGCGGGCGGCGGCCAGAGCGGCGTCATCCCGGTCAACCGGACCACGGGAACGGTCCCGGTCCGGATCAACGAGCTACAGGTGGTGGCCCAGTGAGCGCGAGGAGTGAGCCGGTCTTGCGAGCCCCGCAGTCGCGAACGGACATGGTCCGGTGAGTGTGGCGACCCGGAACGGAACCGGGCCGGTGGACGCGCCGGTCGCCCCGCCCCGGGTGGTGCGGCAGCGCCGGATGCGGCCCGGGCTGCTCGGCCTGGCCGTGCTGCTGATCGCCCTCGGCGGCCTGGGAGCGGCGTTCGCGGTCACCTCGGTACGCGCCACCGGCAGCTACCTGGCGGTGGCCCGGCCGGTCGAGGTCGGCCGGCAGGTCAGCGCCGACGACCTGGTCCCTGTGCAGGTGGCCGGTGGTCAGGGGCTCTCCCCGGTGCCCGCCGGCCGGCTCGACGAGGTGGTCGGCAAGCGGGCCGCCGTGTCGCTGACCCCCGGCACGCTGCTGACCATGGCCCAGCTCACCGACGACCCGCTGCTCGGGCCCGGCCAGCAGCAGCTCGCGCTGGGCCTGAGCCCCGCCGAGGTGCCCGCCCGCAGGCTCCACCCCGGCGACAAGATCCTGCTGGTGAGCACGCCGGACGGCGACGACGACCGTCCGGCGGGCGCCGCCACCCGGTTCGAGGCGACGGTCATCGACGCCGTCACCTCGGACGACGACGACGAGGTGGTGGTCTACCTGGCGCTCGCCGTCCGGGACGTGCCGGCCGTCGTCGCGCTGTCCAGCCAGGAGCGGATCGCCCTCGTACTGACCGAGGCGGCCTGACCGTGGCGATCATCGCGCTGGTGGCGGCGAAGGGCTCCCCGGGCGTCACCACCACCGCCCTGGCCTGCGCCCTGACCTGGCACCGGCGGCTGGTGCTCGCCGAGTGCGACCCGGCCGGCGGATCGATCCTCGCCGGCTACCTGGGCGGCGCGCTCGACGGTCCCCGGGGCATCGGCGAGCTGGCGGTCGGCGAGTTGCGCGCCGGCAACCTGGAGTCGGCGTTCTGGTCGCAACTGGTCGACCTCGACGCGCCGAAGCGGGAGCGGCTGCTGCTGCCCGGCGTCGTCGATCCCGCCCAGGCCGGCAGCGTCACCCCACTCTGGCAGCGGTTCGCCGACTTCTTCGGCGGCCTGGAGGGCGGCGACCCGCCGTACGACGTGGTGGTGGACTGCGGGCGGCTGCACGTCGTCGGTCCACCGTGGCCGATCCTGCGCGCCGCCTCGGTGGTGCTGCTGGTCAGCGGCGCCCGGCTCCCCGACCTCTCCGGCACCCGGGCCATGGCCAGGACGATCGAGCGGGACTTCGCCGAGCACCGGGTGCCGCCGGGCACCCTGCGGCTGCTGCTGGTCGGTGACGGCCACGGCAGCGGCGAGATCAGCAAGGCGCTGCGACTGCCGGTCATCGCCCGGATGCCGCACGATCCGCGTACGGCCGAGGTGCTCGGCCTCGGCGGCACCGTGCGGGCCGGTCGGCCCCTGATGCGCGCGGCCGGGGCCCTGGAGGTGCCGGTCGGGGCGCTGCTGGAACGCCGGCGCGCCCGGCTGGCCTGGCCCGTGTCGCAGGGGGTGCCGGGTGCGGTTTGAACCGGTCTCCGGCGACCCGCGCCGGCAGCCGCCCGGCGCCCCCTCCACGGCGCCGCCGCTGACCCCGCCCAACGGCCGGCACCACCCCGCCCCGCTGCCGGTGCCGGTCACCGCGCCGCGGCCGGAGCAGCCGCCGCCCCGGCCCCGGGTCGACTTCCAGGTGGTCCGCGAGCTGCGCCGGGAGCTCAGCGAGCGGCTCGCCCTGTGGCAGCGCGGCCGGGAGTTCACCGTCGACGAGGAGGACACCGAGCGCGCCCGGCTCGCGGTGACGGTGGTCGCCGAGTACGCCGACGCGGTGCGCCGGGCCGGCACCCCGATGGCGGCCGGCGAGGAGCGGCTCCTGCTCGACCAGGTGACCGCCGAGCTGGCCGGGCTCGGCCGCCTCCAGACGCTGCTGGTCGACGACACCATCGAGGAGGTGCACATCCTCGGCTGCGACCAGGTGCGCGTCACCCGCCACGGCGGCGGGGTCGACTGGGTGGAGCCGATCGCCGACAGCGACGACGAGCTGGTGGAGATCCTCCAGGCGGCGGCCCGCCGGGCCGGGGCCACCGAACGCTCGCTGTCGACCTCCAAGCCCACCCTCGACCTGCAACTGCCAGACGGCAGCCGGCTCGCCGCGGTGTTCCTGGTCAGCCACCGCCCGTACGCGGTGATCCGCAAGCACAACACGCTGGACGTGAGCCTCGACGACCTCGCCGGGGGCCGGGGTGACCTGGACGAGATGATCGACCCGCTGGTGCGCGACTTCCTCCGCGCTTCCATGCGCGCCGGGCTGAACATCATGGTGGCCGGCCTCGCGGGCGCCGGGAAGACCACCGTCATCCGGGCGCTGATGGACGAGATCCCGGCCGACGAGCCGTACGTGCTGCTGGAGGAGAGCCGCGAGCTGCTGCCGGCCCGCCGCCGGCTCAAGCACCGGGCGGTGATGAGCTTCGAGTCCCGGGAGGGGCACGGCGAACGCGGGGCGGACGGCCGCCCGGCCGGCGAGGTGAGCATCGCCGACCTGATCCCGGTCTCCCTGCGGATGGGCGTGCTGCGGATCATCGTCGGGGAGGTCCGGTCCCGGGAGATCGTCCCGATGCTCCAGGCCATGACGACCAGCCGCGGCTCGATGTGCACCATCCACGCGCGTACGCCCGCCGGAGTGAGCGAGCGGATCATCGAGCTGGCGCTCGCGCACGGCCGGGAGATGACCGTCGACCAGGCCCGCCGGATGGCCGGCAACGCGCTCGACCTGATCGTCTACGTCACCGTCGAGGACGAGACCGCGATCGGCGGGCGCAAGCACCGCTTCGTCTCGCACGTCGAGGAGGTCATCGGCGTCGGCGACGGCAACCGGATCACCACCACCCAGGTGTTCGGGCCCGGGCCGGACGGGCGGGCCGTACCCCGGCACCTGCCCGAGCGGGTGCGCGCCCAGCTCCTCCGGGTCGGCTACGACGCCCGGCTGCTGAGCCGGTGGATCGAGGCCGGCACGGGCGCGTGGCGGCGGCCCCGGCACACCCGGCTCGGACGGCGGTGACCGGAGGTGCTGGACAACGTCGAAATCGTCGCGGTGGCCTCCGGTGCCGCCTGCGTGGCCGGGCTGCTGCTGGCGGTCGTCGCGCTCGTCGGCACCCGCCGGCCTCCCGGCGGCCGGCCCGGCGCGGGCCGTGGGATCGACCGGCTCTGGAAGGGCCCGGGCACCACGCCGCGCGAGCAGCGGGCCCACCAGGCGCTGCTCGTCGCCGCCCTGGTCGCGGGCGCGCTGGCCTTCCTGGTCACCGGCCTGCCGGTCGTCGGCCTGCTGGTCGCGGTGGCCGTCCCGGGCACCCCGTGGCTGTTCTCCGTCGGCAAGGCCGAGCAGCGGGCCATCGCCCGCATCGAGGCGGTCGGCGAGTGGACCCGCCGGCTCAAGGACGTCTCCGCCACCGGCCAGGGACTCCAGCAGACGATCATCGGCACGGTCGCCACCGCGCCCGAGGAGATCCAGGAGGAGGTACGGCTGCTCGCCGCCCGCCTCCAGGCCGGCTGGCTGGCCCGCTCCGCGCTGCTCGCCTTCGCCGACGAGATCGGCGACCCGGTCTGCGACCAGGTGGTGGCCGCGCTGATCCTGCACGTGACCGACCGGGGCGAACGCCTCGGCGACGTGCTCGGCTCGATCGCCGGAGCGGCGGCGGCCGAGGTGGCCACCCGCCGGGAGATCGAGGCGAAGCGCACCCAGCCCCGCTTCGCGGTCCGTTTCCTCACCGGGATGACCCTGGCCACCGTCGCGTACGGGCTGCTCAACACCGAGTACATCAGCCCGTACGGCACGCCCTTCGGGCAGCTCGTGATGGCGGCGCTCGGCGCGGCCTTCGTCGGCCTGCTGGCCTGGGTGCGGTCGATGAGCCAGCCCCGCCGGCCGGCACGCTTCCTGCCCGCCCCGGACCCGGAGGAGGTGCTCGCGTGAACGCCGTGATCCTCAACTGGCAGCTCGCCGTCGCCGTCTGCGGCGGGGCGACGGGCGGGCTGGGCGCCTTCCTGGTGGTCCGCGAGCTGGTGCCGGCCACCCCCGCGCTCGGGCCCGCGCTGCGCCGGCTGCACCAGCCGGCCGGCACCGGGCAGCTCGCCACGCCCGCCGACCGGCGGCTGGAGTGGCTCACCGGGCTGTCCCGCTGGCTGCGGCCACCGCACCGGCAGCTCGCCCTGATCGACCGGACACCCGAGCAGTACGCCCTGTCGATGCTGCTTTCCGCGCTGATCGGGCTCGCCGCGCCGACGCTGCTCGGCGTCACCCTGTTCGCCGTCGGCATCCGGCTGCCGGTGGTCGTACCCGTGCTCGGCAGCCTCGGGCTGGCGCTGCTCTGCGCCCTGATCGCGCACCGGGCGGTGCTGGACCGGGCGGACAAGGCGCGCGACGAGTTCCGCCAGGCGGTCTGCACCTACCTCGACCTGGTCGCCCTCCAGCTCTCCGCCGCGCACGGGCCCGTGCAGTCGCTGGAGCGGGCGGCGGCGGTCTGCGACGGCTGGGTCTTCGACCGCATCTCCGAGTCGCTGCGGATCGCGCAGATGCAGATGCACTCGCCGTGGGACGAGCTTCGCGACCTCGCCGAGCGCATCGGCATCGCGGAACTGGGCGACGTCGGAGCGATCATGCGCTCCTCCGGCAGCGAGGGCGCGCAGGTGCACGAGACCCTGCGCAGCCGCGCCGACTCGCTGCGCGACCAGATCCGCACCGACAACCTGGCAAGGGCCGAGGGGGTGACCAGCCGGCTCGACATCCCCGGGGCGCTGCTCGTCTTCGTCCTGCTCGGCTTCGCCGTCTATCCGTTCATCGCCCGCCTGTGATCCGACCCCGAGAGAAGGAGCACGTCATGTCCGTCATCACCCGCCTGCACGTCGCGCTGTCGACACGCCTGGCCGAGCTGCGCGAGGACGGCGAGCGGGGCGACAGCCCCGTACCGACCGCAGTGATCATCTTCGGTCTGGTCGCCGTCGCGATGGCGGTCACCGCCGCCGCCCTCGGTGCCGCCAACGACTGGATGGACAACATCCCGACCCACCAGGACCCGAAGTAACGCCGGGCCGTGCGCCGAGCAGACTCCGTCCCGGGACGCCGGGCGGCCACCGCCGCCCGGCGTCCCGTCCCGGCTGCCGCCGGGCGCCCCGGTCCGGCCGCCGGCCAGAGCCCTGTGCCGGGTGCCGTCCGGCGCCTTGTGCCGGCCGTCCGGCGGCGGCTCGTGGTTGGCGGGGTCGACCGGGGGGCCAACCCCGTCGAGTTGGCGGTGGTGATGCCGGTGATCCTGCTGCTGCTCTTCGCCTCGATCCAGACCGCGGCCTGGTTCGTCGCCCGCTCCACCGCGCTCAACGCCGCGCAGAGCGCGGTCAACGCGCAGCGGCTGCACCAGGCGCCAGCCGGGGCCGGTGAGGCCCGGGCCGTCCGGTTCCTGCGGGCCGCCGGCGGCTGGCTCGTCGGCTGGGACGATCCCGCACCGAGCTGCCAGACCACCACGACGGAGGTGACCTGCACGGTGCGCGGGCGGTCCCTGTCCGTCGTACCCGGGGTCAGCTTCCCGGTGCACCAGACCGCGCACGGAACCGTGGAACGGTGGACCACGCCGTGAGCCGTACCGCCGAGCGGGGCTCGGTCTCGATCGAGGTGGCGGTGCTCGCCCCGGCCTTCATCGCGCTGATCGTGCTGGCCGGCGTCGCCGGGCGTACCGCCGTGGCGGCCGAGGCGATCGACGCCGCCGCCCACGACGCCGCCCGCGCCGCCTCGATCTCCCGGGACGCCCGCACCGCCCGCGCCGAGGCCCGGGACGCGGCCCGCCGGCAGCTCGGCTGGCGCGGCCTGAACTGCGCCGGCACTCCCGAGGTGACCTTCAGCGGCGCGGTACGCGGCACCCCCACCAGCTTCGACGCGGCGTTCCGCAGCCCGGCCGGGCAGGACGCCTCGGTCACCGTCCGGGTCGCGTGCACCGTCTCCTACGGGGACCTGCACCTGTCCGTCCTGCCGGGGATGCCCGCCGGCAAGCGCGTGTCGGCGAGCTTCACGTCGCCGCTGGACCGCTACCGGAGCCGGGGATGACCGCCGTGGCCGGCCGGCACGACCAGGGCCGGGTGAGCATCTTCCTCGCGGTGGCGATGGTCGGCGTCCTCTCCGTCATCGGCCTGGCCTTCGACGGCGCGGGCCAGCTGCGCACGTTGCAGCGGGCCGACAACCTCGCGGCCGAGGCCGCCCGCGCCGGCGGCCAGGCCATCGACCGGGCCACCGCCATCGAGGGCGGGCCGACCCGGATCAACCGTCCCCAGGCCCGCCGGGCCGTCGCCGACTACCTCGCCGCCGCCGGCGCCGCCGGCCACACCGTCAGCTTCCCGGTCGTCGACGGGGAGACCCGGGTCCGGGTACGCGTCACCGTCACGCACCGCAGATCCATGCTCGGCCTGTTCGGCTTCGACGAGACCGTCACCGTCTCCGGCGAGGCGACCGCGCGGCCGCTCACCGGGGCACCGTAGGAAGGGAAGGCAGCCATGG
The nucleotide sequence above comes from Micromonospora sp. M71_S20. Encoded proteins:
- a CDS encoding TadE family protein, encoding MPGAVRRLVPAVRRRLVVGGVDRGANPVELAVVMPVILLLLFASIQTAAWFVARSTALNAAQSAVNAQRLHQAPAGAGEARAVRFLRAAGGWLVGWDDPAPSCQTTTTEVTCTVRGRSLSVVPGVSFPVHQTAHGTVERWTTP
- a CDS encoding type II secretion system F family protein, encoding MLDNVEIVAVASGAACVAGLLLAVVALVGTRRPPGGRPGAGRGIDRLWKGPGTTPREQRAHQALLVAALVAGALAFLVTGLPVVGLLVAVAVPGTPWLFSVGKAEQRAIARIEAVGEWTRRLKDVSATGQGLQQTIIGTVATAPEEIQEEVRLLAARLQAGWLARSALLAFADEIGDPVCDQVVAALILHVTDRGERLGDVLGSIAGAAAAEVATRREIEAKRTQPRFAVRFLTGMTLATVAYGLLNTEYISPYGTPFGQLVMAALGAAFVGLLAWVRSMSQPRRPARFLPAPDPEEVLA
- a CDS encoding A24 family peptidase, whose translation is MAEPTAPKAAARGARLLAVLALAPALRLAVIRHAVPPGVATRTGCDACGAPVGLARPWPALGPTARCGRCGARVGPPPGTVELAVAAAVGALVLLGPPATVLAATAWWLGWAVPLVFVDAAVRRLPDRLTLPAAAGTWLLLGLAALAGAGPAPWLRATAAGVALALFFATTTLLLGRRGFGLGDAKLALGVGALLGWYGWAALVAGLAFALLLSGLVGVALLAARRVGWRSHLPFGPFLVLGTLAALAVLLT
- a CDS encoding SAF domain-containing protein, which translates into the protein MSVATRNGTGPVDAPVAPPRVVRQRRMRPGLLGLAVLLIALGGLGAAFAVTSVRATGSYLAVARPVEVGRQVSADDLVPVQVAGGQGLSPVPAGRLDEVVGKRAAVSLTPGTLLTMAQLTDDPLLGPGQQQLALGLSPAEVPARRLHPGDKILLVSTPDGDDDRPAGAATRFEATVIDAVTSDDDDEVVVYLALAVRDVPAVVALSSQERIALVLTEAA
- a CDS encoding pilus assembly protein TadG-related protein, which codes for MTAVAGRHDQGRVSIFLAVAMVGVLSVIGLAFDGAGQLRTLQRADNLAAEAARAGGQAIDRATAIEGGPTRINRPQARRAVADYLAAAGAAGHTVSFPVVDGETRVRVRVTVTHRRSMLGLFGFDETVTVSGEATARPLTGAP
- a CDS encoding ParA family protein, which translates into the protein MAIIALVAAKGSPGVTTTALACALTWHRRLVLAECDPAGGSILAGYLGGALDGPRGIGELAVGELRAGNLESAFWSQLVDLDAPKRERLLLPGVVDPAQAGSVTPLWQRFADFFGGLEGGDPPYDVVVDCGRLHVVGPPWPILRAASVVLLVSGARLPDLSGTRAMARTIERDFAEHRVPPGTLRLLLVGDGHGSGEISKALRLPVIARMPHDPRTAEVLGLGGTVRAGRPLMRAAGALEVPVGALLERRRARLAWPVSQGVPGAV
- a CDS encoding type II secretion system F family protein, producing MLNWQLAVAVCGGATGGLGAFLVVRELVPATPALGPALRRLHQPAGTGQLATPADRRLEWLTGLSRWLRPPHRQLALIDRTPEQYALSMLLSALIGLAAPTLLGVTLFAVGIRLPVVVPVLGSLGLALLCALIAHRAVLDRADKARDEFRQAVCTYLDLVALQLSAAHGPVQSLERAAAVCDGWVFDRISESLRIAQMQMHSPWDELRDLAERIGIAELGDVGAIMRSSGSEGAQVHETLRSRADSLRDQIRTDNLARAEGVTSRLDIPGALLVFVLLGFAVYPFIARL
- a CDS encoding TadE/TadG family type IV pilus assembly protein, producing MDHAVSRTAERGSVSIEVAVLAPAFIALIVLAGVAGRTAVAAEAIDAAAHDAARAASISRDARTARAEARDAARRQLGWRGLNCAGTPEVTFSGAVRGTPTSFDAAFRSPAGQDASVTVRVACTVSYGDLHLSVLPGMPAGKRVSASFTSPLDRYRSRG
- a CDS encoding CpaF family protein gives rise to the protein MRFEPVSGDPRRQPPGAPSTAPPLTPPNGRHHPAPLPVPVTAPRPEQPPPRPRVDFQVVRELRRELSERLALWQRGREFTVDEEDTERARLAVTVVAEYADAVRRAGTPMAAGEERLLLDQVTAELAGLGRLQTLLVDDTIEEVHILGCDQVRVTRHGGGVDWVEPIADSDDELVEILQAAARRAGATERSLSTSKPTLDLQLPDGSRLAAVFLVSHRPYAVIRKHNTLDVSLDDLAGGRGDLDEMIDPLVRDFLRASMRAGLNIMVAGLAGAGKTTVIRALMDEIPADEPYVLLEESRELLPARRRLKHRAVMSFESREGHGERGADGRPAGEVSIADLIPVSLRMGVLRIIVGEVRSREIVPMLQAMTTSRGSMCTIHARTPAGVSERIIELALAHGREMTVDQARRMAGNALDLIVYVTVEDETAIGGRKHRFVSHVEEVIGVGDGNRITTTQVFGPGPDGRAVPRHLPERVRAQLLRVGYDARLLSRWIEAGTGAWRRPRHTRLGRR